A genomic region of Roseofilum casamattae BLCC-M143 contains the following coding sequences:
- the cas10d gene encoding type I-D CRISPR-associated protein Cas10d/Csc3: MTKPQKSKPKAQQLSLFDRDPQLDSEIDEDSQLGWDTGDIDLGLEKTSREIAPPAPELLTLKLLKQAITAENSGDRIMQDFAEYVLPNLLKYTIGVTAKGGKYFDRLDEEREGSYNRRNADDQSLNTHLLNGLFPANLVERELQKLNTTVRREIDEPERRLLIAGFILHDFEKFADVPGDCRDLPKEEHRQIIVQKIVQLGLDEFLDSDNTSYYRDYIDDLLCVAYNAQKRWGTNWNFSEFGLSPTLRDRTLICLSELACLADSLSSIIKHPQDIEQPRLQQLIHSLSDGELQFTYHGIAENRGVLTNVLNNALMEAHTSLNIGIDNEVDYYKPLLYLPTGVIYLTRRDAPLISRADIPNRVVDKIKALCQNQLVLRQTGFSRDGKGMKYADYYEQFFDLVGLMQVALKATLRILHDKKPSVAQSRSDNLIKFQQKQVLSADRDFSFNNDIRCDRIAEFGDVLARKIWGEQVKKIETACKKDKTLPPLPDLDLIHEVVQLWQLEQYLPQIREIQQINESLKALNLKGNTGGVPYAWYFLAAKYLQHNPGIEDVRETCETLITHIVQLINPILEQYSLADGWDDVRLWVEQVVMLPEKQPQNVAKADIFFQELEHYQLAKKPGRGKQLICSISHSPYSVSEQMESAVLFTPQVYTNKQMLGGSNAKRNISSISGTEMMLRQILMNQTQAVGKRFEDGKYRYLYFYPTYYFTPETNKFLQQAYRTIAQTRFDTSLRNHFISKDLEADFSRDRYQSADIFLMDEELPIKKTLPEDDKNRKFDRTFKLSYPENQLLTFYFMALPPGRDPTDTESWVMPTWLAFAFPLILDVKTVVSESPIPPFKDGAEFEQTVFLDSAPQAFQSLVQANYFRLDYILEGWKEKHGNTLYPAPLNVLTAAYAIHLDVNAKQGKGKYDANWGKLSALARDLQTSPLTVFHSLNEWVRRQSIENISPKKIRLYAYEFYPCFDPYCCYENSELIVSEESPLNHPQNLTELYRQFYRANKRYNPKANAVLKPIDIASETILKAESIVFQGETLIAAVAAEISKLMDRVHNSTAEGRWIYKYNEREEERQKILEFARYFVVEVFEKSFAGDRARLAGRQINLIRDTCEFLYRLEDDEENQKDKEDS, encoded by the coding sequence ATGACTAAACCACAAAAATCAAAGCCGAAAGCACAGCAACTATCGTTATTCGATCGCGATCCACAATTAGATTCGGAAATAGACGAAGATTCCCAACTAGGATGGGATACTGGAGACATCGACTTAGGATTAGAGAAAACCAGTCGCGAAATTGCACCCCCAGCTCCAGAACTACTGACGCTGAAACTACTAAAACAGGCTATTACTGCCGAAAATTCCGGCGATCGTATTATGCAAGATTTCGCCGAGTACGTGCTTCCCAACTTACTCAAATATACGATTGGCGTAACAGCGAAAGGTGGGAAATATTTCGATCGCCTGGATGAAGAGCGCGAAGGAAGCTATAATCGACGCAATGCCGACGATCAATCGTTGAATACCCATTTGCTCAATGGCTTATTTCCGGCGAACTTAGTCGAACGAGAATTACAAAAACTAAATACTACCGTGCGCCGTGAAATTGACGAACCAGAGCGCCGGTTACTCATTGCTGGATTTATTCTCCATGACTTTGAGAAATTTGCTGACGTACCCGGAGATTGTCGAGATTTACCAAAAGAAGAACATCGCCAGATTATTGTGCAGAAAATTGTGCAATTAGGATTAGATGAATTTTTAGATTCCGATAATACGAGCTATTATCGAGACTATATTGATGACTTACTTTGCGTTGCTTATAATGCGCAGAAACGATGGGGAACCAACTGGAATTTCTCGGAATTTGGACTGAGTCCAACATTGCGCGATCGCACCCTCATTTGCCTATCCGAACTTGCCTGTTTAGCCGACTCCCTTTCTTCCATTATTAAACATCCGCAAGATATCGAACAACCGCGCTTGCAACAACTAATTCACAGTCTCAGCGATGGCGAACTTCAGTTTACCTATCACGGTATTGCCGAAAATCGTGGAGTCCTCACTAATGTTCTCAACAATGCCTTAATGGAAGCTCATACTTCTCTGAATATAGGTATCGATAATGAAGTAGACTATTACAAACCCTTACTCTATCTTCCCACCGGAGTTATTTACCTCACTCGCCGAGATGCTCCCCTCATTTCCCGAGCAGATATCCCCAACCGAGTTGTCGATAAAATTAAAGCCTTATGTCAAAATCAATTAGTGCTGCGACAAACCGGATTTAGTCGTGATGGCAAAGGAATGAAATATGCCGACTATTACGAGCAATTCTTCGATCTCGTCGGATTAATGCAAGTCGCGCTCAAAGCAACTTTACGCATTTTACATGACAAAAAGCCTTCCGTGGCTCAAAGTCGCAGCGACAACCTAATTAAATTTCAGCAAAAACAGGTACTTTCCGCCGATCGCGATTTTAGCTTTAATAATGATATCAGATGCGATCGCATTGCCGAATTCGGAGATGTACTCGCGCGCAAAATTTGGGGAGAACAAGTCAAGAAAATTGAAACCGCTTGCAAAAAAGACAAAACATTACCTCCATTACCCGATCTGGATTTAATCCATGAAGTCGTGCAGCTATGGCAACTGGAACAATATTTGCCGCAAATTCGCGAAATTCAGCAGATTAATGAGAGTCTAAAAGCCTTAAATTTAAAAGGAAATACCGGAGGAGTTCCCTATGCGTGGTACTTTCTCGCAGCGAAATACCTGCAACATAATCCCGGTATCGAAGACGTGCGCGAAACCTGCGAAACTCTAATTACCCATATCGTTCAACTGATTAATCCTATTTTAGAGCAATATTCCTTAGCCGACGGTTGGGATGACGTGCGCTTGTGGGTAGAGCAAGTGGTAATGCTACCGGAGAAGCAACCGCAAAATGTAGCGAAAGCCGATATCTTTTTCCAAGAATTAGAACATTACCAACTGGCGAAAAAACCAGGACGGGGAAAACAGCTCATTTGCTCCATTTCCCACTCTCCCTATAGCGTCAGCGAACAAATGGAGTCCGCCGTTTTATTCACCCCACAAGTTTATACCAACAAACAGATGTTAGGCGGCTCCAATGCCAAGCGTAATATCTCCAGTATTTCCGGCACGGAGATGATGCTGCGGCAAATTTTGATGAATCAAACCCAAGCAGTCGGCAAACGCTTCGAGGATGGCAAATATCGCTATCTCTACTTCTATCCCACCTACTACTTTACCCCAGAAACCAACAAGTTCCTGCAACAAGCCTACCGCACCATTGCGCAAACCCGCTTTGACACCAGTCTGCGCAACCATTTTATCAGCAAAGACTTAGAAGCTGATTTTAGTCGCGATCGCTATCAGAGTGCCGATATTTTTCTCATGGACGAAGAACTACCCATCAAAAAAACATTACCCGAAGACGATAAAAACCGCAAATTCGATCGTACCTTCAAGCTTTCTTATCCAGAAAACCAACTCCTCACCTTCTACTTTATGGCATTACCTCCCGGTAGAGATCCAACCGATACTGAATCTTGGGTAATGCCAACTTGGCTTGCGTTCGCCTTTCCCCTAATCTTAGATGTAAAAACTGTGGTTTCCGAGTCTCCTATTCCCCCCTTTAAAGATGGCGCAGAATTCGAGCAAACCGTATTTCTCGATAGCGCGCCGCAAGCCTTCCAATCCTTAGTACAAGCGAACTATTTTCGCCTCGACTATATTCTCGAAGGATGGAAAGAAAAACACGGAAATACTCTCTATCCCGCACCTTTGAATGTTTTAACCGCTGCTTATGCCATTCATCTCGATGTTAACGCCAAACAAGGCAAAGGAAAATACGATGCCAACTGGGGAAAACTCTCCGCACTGGCGCGAGATTTGCAAACCAGTCCTCTGACAGTTTTCCACTCGCTCAATGAGTGGGTGCGCCGCCAAAGTATAGAGAACATTTCCCCGAAGAAAATCCGTCTCTATGCTTATGAATTTTATCCTTGTTTCGATCCCTATTGTTGTTATGAAAATTCGGAGTTAATCGTGTCTGAAGAATCTCCCTTAAACCATCCGCAAAACTTGACCGAACTCTATCGCCAATTCTATCGCGCCAATAAGCGATATAACCCCAAAGCCAACGCTGTCTTAAAACCCATCGATATTGCCTCTGAAACCATCCTCAAAGCTGAATCTATTGTTTTTCAAGGAGAAACCCTGATTGCAGCAGTTGCGGCTGAAATCTCTAAACTTATGGATCGGGTACATAATTCTACGGCGGAAGGTCGTTGGATTTATAAATACAATGAAAGAGAAGAAGAACGCCAGAAAATATTGGAGTTTGCTCGATATTTTGTCGTCGAAGTTTTCGAGAAATCTTTTGCTGGCGATCGCGCTCGTTTAGCCGGACGACAAATTAACCTGATTCGCGATACCTGCGAATTCCTTTATCGCCTGGAAGACGACGAAGAAAATCAGAAAGATAAAGAAGATTCGTAG
- the cas1d gene encoding type I-D CRISPR-associated endonuclease Cas1d, which translates to MGTLYVTQENAFIGKVDERIHVKVEKQKILDIPLIKLEGVVVLGQANFSPALVQELLDRRIPFTFLTSTGKYRGTLEPEMRKNIFLRQHQWAADGNTPQAIHVVKAFVRGKLKNYRISLQRRSRRANLDLSKEIQQLKDIVAAIASTDTINSLRGLEGAGSAAYFRCFNQLIQNPDFTFTTRNRRPPTDPVNSLLSLGYALLRHDIQSAVNIVGFDPYLGYLHVKHYGRPALALDLMEEFRPLVVDSMVLETLNRNALSPGDFQYQPISNEVSLAPSALKTFLRCYQEKKLSSFKHPVLKTKCTYQEAFEIQARLLGKYLMGETEQYPPLVLQ; encoded by the coding sequence ATGGGAACCCTCTATGTCACCCAAGAAAATGCCTTCATCGGCAAAGTAGACGAACGCATTCACGTTAAAGTCGAAAAACAGAAAATTCTCGACATTCCCCTAATTAAACTTGAAGGAGTCGTCGTCCTCGGACAAGCCAACTTTTCCCCCGCCCTCGTGCAAGAACTCCTCGATCGCCGCATACCCTTTACCTTCCTCACCTCTACCGGAAAATATCGCGGCACTCTCGAACCCGAAATGCGAAAAAACATCTTTCTTCGCCAACATCAATGGGCTGCCGACGGCAACACCCCGCAAGCCATTCATGTAGTGAAAGCCTTCGTGCGCGGCAAACTGAAAAACTACCGCATTTCCCTACAACGGCGATCGCGACGAGCTAACTTGGATCTGAGCAAAGAAATTCAACAGCTCAAAGATATTGTAGCCGCCATTGCCAGCACCGACACCATCAACTCTCTCCGAGGACTCGAAGGAGCGGGAAGCGCCGCCTACTTCCGTTGCTTCAACCAACTCATCCAAAACCCAGACTTCACCTTCACCACCCGCAACCGCCGCCCCCCAACCGACCCCGTCAACTCCCTCCTCAGCCTCGGCTATGCCCTCCTGCGCCACGACATCCAAAGCGCCGTCAACATCGTCGGTTTCGACCCCTACCTCGGCTATCTCCACGTCAAACACTACGGCCGTCCCGCTCTCGCCCTCGACCTCATGGAAGAATTTCGCCCCTTAGTCGTCGATAGCATGGTTCTCGAAACCCTCAACCGCAACGCCCTCAGTCCCGGTGACTTTCAGTACCAACCCATCAGCAACGAAGTTTCCCTCGCTCCGAGCGCCCTCAAAACCTTCCTGCGCTGCTATCAAGAAAAAAAATTATCCTCATTCAAACACCCTGTCCTGAAAACCAAATGCACCTACCAAGAAGCCTTTGAAATCCAAGCTCGCCTTCTGGGTAAATACCTCATGGGCGAAACCGAACAATATCCTCCCCTCGTACTCCAATAA
- the cas7d gene encoding type I-D CRISPR-associated protein Cas7/Csc2: protein MAFLTTVDPTFFHDAIPYKPMGKYVHFLTVRVTESYPLFQTDGELNKSRVRAGIKDKTPISRLAMFKRKQSTPERLVGRELLRNYGFMTAEECEYNVKFSMDNPDCIIYGFAIGDSGSEKSKVVVDTAFSITDFSESHESFTLNAPYENGTMASKGENKTEVGKITSRINQQDHIKPQVFFPSIVTLKDPTEAGFIYVFNNILRTRHYGAQTTRTGRVRNHCIGVIFADGEIVSNLRWTQAIYDALKKANALGGYDPLNEDEVIAAAETTMTNLMQDEYLVHQDYIGDNFTPLLTEVKEIIGNEDKLKELLSTADSEAKNYASAHIKPKKTAAAK from the coding sequence ATGGCATTTTTAACCACTGTCGATCCCACATTTTTCCATGATGCTATCCCCTACAAACCCATGGGAAAATACGTCCACTTTCTCACCGTCCGTGTCACCGAATCCTATCCTCTATTTCAAACTGACGGAGAACTGAATAAATCCCGCGTCCGTGCTGGAATTAAAGACAAAACTCCCATCAGTCGCCTTGCCATGTTCAAGCGCAAGCAATCTACCCCAGAGCGCCTAGTTGGACGAGAACTGTTGCGCAACTATGGCTTTATGACGGCTGAAGAATGCGAATATAACGTTAAATTTTCTATGGATAATCCCGACTGTATCATTTATGGATTTGCCATTGGAGATTCTGGCTCTGAGAAATCAAAAGTCGTTGTCGATACCGCCTTTTCAATTACCGATTTTTCCGAGTCGCACGAATCATTTACTCTGAATGCTCCCTATGAAAATGGAACCATGGCTTCTAAGGGAGAAAATAAGACAGAAGTAGGGAAAATTACGAGCCGGATCAACCAACAAGACCATATTAAACCCCAGGTCTTCTTCCCCAGCATTGTTACTCTAAAAGACCCCACAGAAGCCGGATTTATTTACGTCTTCAATAACATTTTGCGCACTCGCCATTACGGAGCGCAAACTACTCGCACTGGACGAGTTCGCAACCACTGTATCGGGGTCATTTTTGCCGATGGAGAAATCGTCAGTAACTTGCGCTGGACTCAGGCAATTTATGATGCTCTCAAAAAAGCAAATGCTTTAGGAGGATACGATCCTTTAAATGAAGATGAAGTCATCGCCGCAGCAGAAACAACTATGACTAATTTGATGCAAGACGAATATCTAGTTCACCAAGACTATATCGGGGATAACTTCACGCCACTGTTGACTGAAGTTAAAGAGATTATCGGCAATGAAGATAAGCTGAAAGAACTCTTATCCACCGCAGATTCTGAAGCTAAAAACTATGCATCTGCTCATATTAAACCGAAGAAAACTGCTGCTGCCAAATAA
- the cas4 gene encoding CRISPR-associated protein Cas4, with translation MNTEIPISALNQYAYCPHRCWRMFCAGEFTDNAYTIEGTTLHDRVHTIGQEMRDDTWQVRAIWLKSERYNLIGKSDLIEAQNGKLYPVEYKRGKTGDHDNDALQVCAQALCLEEMTGTAVTQGFVYYAQSHQRHAIAIDEPLRQKAIATIKAIKTLLSGDRIPPPKYSPRCRGCSLYSACLPQTIKKLKTYQEIT, from the coding sequence ATGAATACTGAAATTCCTATTTCTGCTCTCAATCAATATGCTTATTGTCCCCATCGTTGTTGGCGGATGTTTTGTGCCGGAGAATTTACTGATAATGCTTACACTATTGAAGGGACAACACTGCACGATCGCGTTCATACAATCGGTCAAGAAATGCGCGACGATACCTGGCAAGTACGAGCCATTTGGCTCAAGTCAGAACGCTATAACTTAATTGGAAAATCCGATTTAATTGAAGCCCAAAACGGAAAACTTTATCCCGTCGAATACAAGCGTGGAAAAACCGGCGACCATGACAATGATGCCCTACAAGTTTGCGCGCAAGCCTTGTGTCTCGAAGAAATGACCGGCACTGCAGTTACCCAAGGCTTCGTGTACTACGCTCAATCTCACCAACGCCACGCGATCGCCATTGACGAACCCTTACGACAAAAAGCGATCGCCACCATCAAAGCCATCAAAACCCTACTTTCCGGCGATCGCATTCCCCCACCCAAATATAGCCCCAGATGCCGTGGATGCAGCCTCTACAGCGCCTGTTTGCCGCAAACCATCAAAAAACTCAAAACCTATCAAGAAATTACCTAA
- the cas5d gene encoding type I-D CRISPR-associated protein Cas5/Csc1, whose protein sequence is MAFIYHLQLELHDSLYFATREIGRLYETEPIIHNYALCYALGLIDNPEYATTVDKTDAYCYFCRHQVPQYEEHLTPLNQQGIYVTPAYPIHYQTVLTTWKYANNNYHVEMQKTAKNWPSFGRNKEVAPESVFECFVITANKINLPQWDPFGKWWIRLGKWLSKAEVTCKTVQEVKPSASEQDFSYPHVLNPLDVMFSHQVMSYDVVNMPPVSLIRNISLRGSYYQIDLPEQSSKLKIPTTMAYQFTASV, encoded by the coding sequence ATGGCTTTTATTTATCACCTGCAACTGGAGCTACACGACAGCCTCTATTTCGCTACTCGTGAAATTGGTAGACTCTATGAAACCGAACCCATCATTCACAACTATGCTCTCTGTTATGCATTGGGATTAATTGATAATCCCGAATATGCAACCACGGTTGATAAAACTGATGCGTATTGCTACTTTTGCCGCCATCAAGTTCCCCAGTATGAAGAACATCTCACTCCTTTGAATCAACAGGGAATTTATGTAACTCCGGCTTATCCCATCCATTATCAAACGGTACTGACAACTTGGAAATATGCGAACAACAATTACCATGTAGAGATGCAAAAAACCGCGAAAAATTGGCCCAGTTTTGGACGGAATAAAGAAGTTGCACCAGAGAGTGTATTTGAATGTTTCGTAATTACTGCAAACAAGATTAACCTACCGCAATGGGATCCTTTCGGAAAATGGTGGATTCGTTTGGGAAAATGGTTGAGTAAGGCAGAAGTTACCTGCAAAACAGTGCAAGAGGTTAAACCTTCGGCTTCCGAACAAGACTTTTCTTATCCTCATGTTCTAAATCCTTTGGATGTCATGTTTTCCCATCAAGTTATGAGCTATGATGTAGTTAATATGCCTCCCGTGAGTTTAATCCGCAATATCAGCTTGCGCGGTTCTTATTATCAGATCGATCTCCCAGAACAATCGAGTAAACTGAAGATCCCTACTACTATGGCCTACCAATTTACAGCCTCAGTTTAA
- the cas6 gene encoding CRISPR-associated endoribonuclease Cas6 has translation MPYSLVLNLTPLAPIPVGYLSGRHLHALFLNLVSSVDRNLGDRLHHSHSDKAFTLSPLQNYHPGKPLRYEHQYPIPAATPCWWRISLLDDALFSKLTQLWLNLNPNKPWHLGPADLNITSILATPQSTHPWANSSSYRQLYDEASDRDRAFRFRLATPTAFRQGEYDTALPNGDRIFASLRQRWNKYSNIEIPRLDLDTLFPSFFNIQTAMVADKQSKFIGSIGEIAFRLLGDSNPTTIKHLNLLANYALYSGIGRKTPMGMGMARRISRDL, from the coding sequence ATGCCCTACAGCCTCGTTCTCAACCTCACCCCCCTCGCCCCCATCCCCGTAGGATACCTGAGCGGAAGGCACCTGCACGCCCTCTTCCTCAACCTCGTTAGCTCCGTAGATCGCAATCTCGGCGATCGCCTGCACCACTCCCACAGCGACAAAGCCTTCACCCTCTCGCCCTTGCAAAACTATCACCCCGGTAAACCGTTGCGCTACGAACACCAGTACCCTATACCCGCTGCAACCCCCTGCTGGTGGCGGATATCGCTCCTCGACGATGCACTCTTTAGCAAACTAACGCAACTGTGGCTCAACCTCAACCCGAATAAACCCTGGCACTTAGGTCCCGCCGATCTAAATATTACCAGCATCCTTGCTACCCCCCAATCCACCCACCCTTGGGCAAACTCCTCGTCCTACAGGCAACTCTACGACGAAGCATCCGATCGCGATCGCGCGTTTCGCTTCCGTCTCGCCACCCCCACCGCCTTCCGCCAAGGTGAATATGATACCGCACTTCCCAACGGCGATCGCATTTTTGCCAGTCTGCGCCAACGCTGGAACAAATATAGCAATATCGAGATTCCCCGACTCGATCTCGACACTTTATTTCCCAGTTTTTTCAATATCCAAACCGCCATGGTTGCCGACAAACAGAGTAAATTTATTGGCTCCATTGGCGAGATTGCCTTCCGACTTCTCGGTGACTCTAATCCCACCACCATCAAACACTTAAACCTCCTCGCCAACTATGCCCTCTACAGCGGTATCGGACGCAAAACCCCCATGGGAATGGGCATGGCGAGGCGGATTTCTCGCGATCTGTAA
- the mntA gene encoding type VII toxin-antitoxin system MntA family adenylyltransferase antitoxin has translation MDSLECLSLIEIADKLPAKIPYLKMLVLFGSRARGDNRENSDWDFAVLYDEELRKPILKENPWNWLEGVHILGEMFGLNDDNLDLVELNHCSRLISHYVARDGKAIYEKDIGEFVNFQHNNLMSDRELKQMRRELRQKLELSLQRKGV, from the coding sequence ATGGATAGTTTAGAATGTCTATCCCTCATAGAAATAGCAGATAAATTACCTGCAAAAATTCCCTATCTGAAAATGCTAGTTCTTTTTGGTTCTCGCGCTCGGGGAGATAATCGCGAAAACAGCGATTGGGACTTTGCTGTACTCTACGATGAAGAGCTGCGAAAACCTATCTTGAAAGAAAATCCCTGGAACTGGTTAGAAGGGGTTCATATTCTGGGAGAAATGTTTGGCTTAAACGATGATAATCTCGATCTTGTCGAACTGAATCACTGTTCTCGCTTAATTTCTCATTATGTCGCGCGAGATGGAAAAGCGATCTACGAGAAAGATATAGGAGAGTTCGTTAACTTCCAACACAATAATCTCATGAGCGATCGCGAACTCAAACAAATGCGTCGCGAGTTGCGGCAAAAGTTAGAATTATCCTTACAGAGGAAAGGCGTATGA
- the hepT gene encoding type VII toxin-antitoxin system HepT family RNase toxin, which produces MTTVDPNIVLRKLGFLDNYLNELQFFRAILLNDYLADRNSQLVVERLLQLSFQVAIDVNRYLLKTLNIPQPETNFDAFLEMSRCGILTPELAKILAPSGSLRNRLVHLYDEIDPVKVHECIQLALQEYPKYQRQILQYLDTLEDEND; this is translated from the coding sequence ATGACTACAGTCGATCCTAATATTGTCTTGAGGAAACTTGGATTCTTGGATAATTACCTGAACGAACTACAGTTTTTCCGCGCTATTCTTTTAAATGACTATCTTGCCGATCGCAATAGCCAATTAGTTGTCGAGCGATTATTACAGCTTTCCTTTCAAGTTGCGATCGATGTTAATCGATATCTGCTCAAGACTCTCAACATCCCACAACCCGAAACAAACTTTGATGCATTTTTGGAAATGAGTCGCTGCGGCATTCTAACTCCAGAGTTAGCTAAAATCTTAGCACCATCGGGTAGCTTAAGAAATCGACTCGTTCATCTCTATGACGAAATAGATCCGGTGAAAGTCCACGAATGCATTCAACTGGCACTACAGGAATATCCCAAGTATCAAAGGCAAATACTTCAATATTTAGATACCCTGGAGGACGAGAATGACTAA
- the cas2 gene encoding CRISPR-associated endonuclease Cas2: MFIVISYDIPEDKRRTRIHKILKSYGQWMQYSVFECNLNDTQYAKLRQRLNKAIKPDTDSVRFYFLCACCQGKVERIGGEQPRDESIFFA; encoded by the coding sequence ATGTTTATCGTCATCAGCTACGACATCCCCGAAGACAAACGACGCACCCGCATTCACAAAATCCTCAAATCTTACGGACAATGGATGCAATACAGCGTCTTTGAATGCAATTTAAACGATACCCAATATGCCAAACTGCGCCAGCGACTGAATAAAGCAATTAAACCCGACACGGATAGCGTTCGCTTCTACTTCCTCTGCGCCTGTTGCCAGGGTAAAGTAGAACGCATTGGCGGAGAACAACCCCGCGATGAATCTATCTTCTTCGCCTGA